One window of Gloeothece citriformis PCC 7424 genomic DNA carries:
- a CDS encoding methyltransferase domain-containing protein, giving the protein MNFQQRSYQLEILDGDNIPNQDLYQTLKELRCINTWLGGHRAVILGLEEFQKKYINLFRVTRNIPIKNNLNIYEIGSGGGDNLYAIYRWAKKQHIPLNLGGIDIKETCLKFAQETYQNLDISWHTSDYRKWDFQDKRPDITFNSLFCHHFTDEQLVEMLKWMKTNSKLGFFICDLHRHSLAYYSIKLLTQWISKNYLIKNDAPLSVRRGFKKKELEILLNKAGIESYKIKWQWAFRYVVIVFNDDKILNQST; this is encoded by the coding sequence ATGAATTTTCAACAACGTTCCTATCAATTAGAAATTCTAGATGGGGATAATATTCCTAATCAGGATCTTTATCAAACTCTTAAAGAACTTAGGTGTATTAATACTTGGCTAGGAGGACATCGAGCCGTTATTTTAGGCTTAGAAGAATTTCAAAAAAAATATATTAATTTATTTCGAGTAACTCGAAATATACCGATTAAAAATAATTTAAATATTTATGAAATAGGGAGCGGTGGCGGAGATAATTTATATGCCATATACAGATGGGCAAAAAAACAACATATTCCCTTAAATTTAGGGGGGATTGATATCAAAGAAACTTGTCTAAAATTTGCTCAAGAAACTTATCAAAATTTAGACATCAGTTGGCATACATCGGATTATAGAAAATGGGATTTTCAAGATAAAAGACCTGATATTACTTTTAATTCTTTATTCTGTCACCATTTTACAGATGAACAATTAGTTGAAATGTTGAAATGGATGAAAACTAACTCTAAGCTAGGTTTTTTTATCTGTGATTTGCATAGACATTCTCTTGCTTATTACTCTATTAAACTCTTGACACAATGGATCTCAAAAAATTATCTGATCAAAAATGATGCTCCTTTATCTGTACGGCGAGGGTTTAAAAAAAAGGAATTAGAAATATTATTAAATAAAGCGGGTATTGAGTCTTATAAAATCAAATGGCAATGGGCTTTTAGATATGTAGTTATTGTGTTTAATGATGACAAAATACTTAATCAATCTACTTAG
- a CDS encoding succinate dehydrogenase/fumarate reductase flavoprotein subunit, producing the protein MLQHDVIIIGGGLAGCRAALEIKRLTPNVDVAVIAKTHPIRSHSVAAQGGIAATLQNVDPEDSWEAHAFDTVKGSDYLADQDAVEYLTKEAPEVIIDLEHMGVLFSRLEDGRIAQRAFGGHSHKRTCYAADKTGHAMLHELVNNLRHNGVHIYDEWYVMDLILEAGEAKGIVMYHILDGQLEIIRAKVVMFGTGGYGRVFNTTSNDYASTGDGLAMSALAGVPLEDMEFVQFHPTGLYPVGVLISEAVRGEGAYLRNVDGERFMERYAPKQMELAPRDITSRAISLEIRAGRGIHPDGSAGGPFVHLDLRHMGKDKIMSRVPFCWEEAHRLVGVDAVNEPMPVRPTVHYCMGGIPVNTDGQVRRSADSLVEGFFAAGECACVSVHGANRLGSNSLLECVVYGRRTGRSISQYVQKRQFPEFDPQLYLNKAQERIQKLLAQKGTIRIAKLRQKFQDCMSEHCGVFRTEEIMREGLAKLQDLKQQYSQIYLDDKDNCWNTELIEAMELQSIMVVGELILTSALNRQESRGAHSREDYPSRDDSNFLQHTLAYYSPAGIDINYMPVVITMFEPKERKY; encoded by the coding sequence ATGCTACAACATGATGTGATTATTATTGGCGGTGGTTTAGCTGGATGTCGTGCCGCCCTAGAAATTAAACGTCTTACCCCTAATGTTGATGTGGCTGTTATTGCGAAAACTCATCCCATTCGTTCCCATTCGGTGGCGGCACAGGGAGGAATAGCCGCGACTCTGCAAAATGTCGATCCGGAGGACTCTTGGGAAGCTCACGCCTTTGATACCGTAAAAGGATCAGACTATTTAGCCGATCAAGATGCGGTAGAATATCTCACCAAAGAAGCGCCAGAAGTCATCATTGACTTAGAACATATGGGAGTGCTTTTCTCCCGCCTCGAAGATGGAAGAATTGCTCAACGGGCTTTTGGGGGACATTCCCATAAGCGCACCTGCTACGCCGCCGATAAAACCGGCCATGCTATGCTCCACGAATTAGTGAATAATTTGCGCCACAACGGGGTACATATCTATGACGAATGGTATGTCATGGACTTGATCCTTGAGGCAGGAGAAGCCAAAGGTATCGTTATGTATCATATCCTGGATGGACAACTAGAAATTATCCGGGCAAAAGTGGTCATGTTTGGAACGGGAGGATATGGCCGAGTCTTTAACACTACTTCTAATGACTACGCCTCTACTGGGGATGGGTTGGCCATGTCCGCCTTGGCAGGTGTTCCCCTAGAAGATATGGAGTTTGTCCAATTTCACCCCACAGGGTTGTATCCGGTTGGGGTGTTGATCTCAGAAGCGGTACGGGGAGAAGGGGCTTATCTGCGTAACGTTGACGGGGAGCGCTTTATGGAACGTTACGCCCCCAAACAGATGGAACTCGCCCCCAGAGATATTACCTCTCGCGCCATCTCCCTAGAAATTCGCGCCGGACGGGGTATTCATCCCGATGGAAGTGCGGGCGGGCCTTTTGTGCATTTAGATCTTCGCCACATGGGGAAAGACAAAATTATGAGTCGAGTTCCTTTCTGTTGGGAAGAAGCTCATCGACTCGTCGGTGTAGACGCAGTGAATGAACCGATGCCGGTGCGTCCTACTGTTCATTATTGCATGGGAGGTATTCCGGTTAACACTGATGGTCAGGTGCGCCGCAGTGCGGACAGTTTAGTCGAAGGGTTTTTTGCCGCCGGAGAATGCGCCTGTGTGTCGGTACATGGGGCTAACCGTTTAGGCAGTAATTCTCTATTAGAATGTGTGGTTTATGGACGGCGAACCGGTAGAAGTATTTCTCAATACGTTCAAAAGCGTCAATTTCCGGAATTTGACCCTCAATTATATCTCAATAAAGCTCAGGAACGGATTCAAAAGTTATTAGCTCAAAAGGGAACAATTCGTATAGCCAAATTACGTCAAAAATTCCAAGATTGTATGAGTGAACATTGTGGCGTTTTCCGCACCGAAGAAATTATGCGGGAAGGGTTAGCCAAATTGCAAGATTTAAAACAACAGTATTCTCAAATTTATCTCGATGACAAGGATAACTGTTGGAATACAGAGTTAATTGAAGCAATGGAATTACAAAGTATTATGGTGGTGGGTGAGTTAATTTTAACCTCTGCCCTTAACCGTCAAGAAAGCCGAGGGGCACACTCTAGAGAAGATTATCCCAGTCGGGATGACAGCAACTTTTTACAACATACTTTGGCTTATTATTCCCCCGCAGGAATTGATATTAATTATATGCCTGTTGTGATTACTATGTTTGAACCAAAGGAAAGGAAGTATTAA